Proteins from a single region of Mucilaginibacter daejeonensis:
- a CDS encoding glycoside hydrolase family 13 protein — MRRIILFASLIVLALNTRAAQIVRVEPANWWVGMKNTQLQVMVYGPNIGKTQLSFTYPGVTLKEVARTDNANYLFVYLNIAASAKPGLVKLQFNDGKQKLTYNYPLKARTKGGAAGFNDTDVLYLITPDRFANGDATNDNWDGVNVDRNDPNARHGGDLAGIEQHLDHIKDLGVTAVWLNPVQENKMPGGSYHGYAITNFYNIDPRFGTNEQFVRLTQQMHNKGLKVVMDMIFNHCGSSHPWMTDLPAKDWINNNSGKYVQTNHAKYTIMDPHAAKADRDVLVDGWFVPSMPDLNQRNRHLATYLIQNSIWWIEYSKIDGIRQDTYPYPDYAFMQRWCREVEAEYPQFNIVGESWYGRSSASAWWQKKDALNKNDAGLKTVMDFPLTFISGNAFDYDQNGGGEGSAMFRIYEEIAQDFMFADVNNVLTFLDNHDLDRFVRANDPDLRRYKQALAFLLTTRGIPQLYYGTEILMDGKKEKSDGYVRTDYPGGWKGDKKDLFTAAGRSAKQNEAYSYLQKLLQWRKANPAIAHAKLMHYLPDNSGVYVYARTAPGKTVVVFLNGTMNDQTIDTGRFKEAIRNATQGRDVITGQQVSLTKQLTIPAKGQYILELTQ; from the coding sequence ATGAGAAGAATTATACTATTTGCAAGCCTTATTGTGTTAGCCCTGAATACCCGGGCCGCACAGATCGTACGCGTTGAACCGGCCAACTGGTGGGTGGGCATGAAGAACACCCAGCTACAGGTGATGGTGTACGGACCCAACATTGGCAAAACGCAATTGAGTTTTACTTACCCCGGCGTAACCTTGAAAGAGGTTGCCCGTACCGATAATGCCAATTACTTATTCGTTTATTTGAACATTGCAGCTTCGGCCAAACCGGGACTGGTGAAGCTGCAATTCAATGACGGTAAACAAAAGCTTACTTATAACTATCCGCTTAAGGCCCGTACCAAAGGAGGCGCGGCTGGCTTTAATGATACGGATGTATTGTACCTGATCACGCCCGACCGTTTTGCTAACGGCGACGCTACCAATGACAACTGGGACGGTGTGAACGTTGACCGCAATGACCCTAATGCCCGTCACGGCGGGGACCTTGCCGGGATCGAACAGCACCTTGACCACATTAAAGACCTTGGCGTTACTGCTGTTTGGCTGAATCCAGTACAAGAGAACAAGATGCCGGGCGGTTCTTACCACGGTTACGCGATCACTAACTTTTACAATATCGACCCTCGCTTTGGTACCAATGAGCAATTTGTGCGCTTAACGCAGCAAATGCACAATAAAGGCCTTAAAGTGGTGATGGATATGATCTTTAACCACTGCGGCAGCTCACACCCATGGATGACCGACCTGCCGGCTAAGGACTGGATCAATAACAATAGCGGCAAGTATGTACAGACCAATCATGCCAAATACACCATTATGGACCCGCACGCGGCTAAGGCCGACCGTGATGTACTGGTAGATGGCTGGTTCGTGCCATCGATGCCTGATCTGAACCAACGCAACCGTCATTTGGCCACTTATTTGATCCAGAACAGCATCTGGTGGATCGAGTATAGTAAAATAGATGGTATCCGTCAGGATACTTACCCTTACCCAGACTATGCCTTTATGCAACGCTGGTGCCGTGAGGTAGAGGCCGAATACCCTCAATTCAATATCGTGGGCGAATCATGGTACGGCCGCTCGTCGGCATCGGCCTGGTGGCAAAAGAAGGACGCGCTGAACAAGAACGACGCCGGTTTAAAGACGGTGATGGACTTTCCGCTCACCTTTATCAGCGGCAACGCTTTTGATTATGATCAGAACGGCGGCGGCGAAGGTTCGGCCATGTTCCGCATTTATGAAGAGATCGCCCAGGATTTCATGTTCGCTGATGTGAACAATGTCCTGACCTTTTTAGATAACCATGACCTTGATCGCTTTGTACGTGCGAACGACCCTGACCTGCGTCGCTACAAACAAGCTTTAGCCTTTTTACTCACTACCCGTGGCATCCCGCAGCTTTACTATGGCACTGAGATCCTGATGGATGGCAAAAAGGAAAAAAGCGACGGCTACGTACGTACCGACTATCCCGGAGGCTGGAAAGGCGACAAAAAAGACCTGTTCACCGCAGCAGGCCGTTCGGCCAAGCAAAATGAGGCTTATAGCTACCTGCAAAAGTTGTTGCAATGGCGGAAGGCCAACCCGGCCATCGCCCACGCCAAGCTAATGCATTACCTGCCTGATAACAGCGGTGTATATGTGTATGCACGTACCGCTCCAGGCAAGACCGTGGTGGTATTCCTGAATGGCACCATGAACGATCAAACGATCGATACCGGACGCTTTAAAGAAGCGATCAGGAACGCTACTCAAGGCCGTGATGTGATCACCGGCCAGCAGGTATCTCTAACCAAGCAATTGACCATTCCTGCAAAGGGCCAGTACATTTTAGAGCTAACCCAATAA